In Glandiceps talaboti chromosome 4, keGlaTala1.1, whole genome shotgun sequence, a single window of DNA contains:
- the LOC144433496 gene encoding gamma-aminobutyric acid type B receptor subunit 2-like, whose translation MKKFKRVDVSDARLIAGIGGLVIIDVFVVILWTFIDPMSSTVTTLSTKHSENENGQEIQVTTTIPVCTSEYTIVWLIVMYATKGSLLIFGVFLAYETRNVEISALNDSKQIALSVYTVAMTCALSLPIVYITDYSVQYRVPITELFIIAATTIVLGLVFIPKMRLLHQMPQKRINTNTVRQRCNTDPGKSVLESLKKKINEREDELKKLRYYRRRTNLRGRRMEFDDHNVEMLAFQHYTSACSTDPS comes from the exons ATGAAGAAATTCAAAAGGGTG GATGTTTCAGACGCCAGACTGATAGCTGGAATAGGCGGTCTCGTTATCATAGATGTATTCGTTGTAATACTCTGGACCTTTATTGATCCAATGTCGTCAACGGTTACCACACTTAGCACAAAG CActcagaaaatgaaaatggtcAAGAAATACAAGTTACTACCACTATTCCAGTCTGCACGTCagagtatactatagtatgGCTAATAGTCATGTATGCCACTAAAGGTAGTCTTCTTATATTTGGAGTTTTCCTCGCTTATGAAACTAGGAATGTCGAAATTTCAGCCCTAAATGACA GTAAACAAATAGCGTTGTCCGTCTACACGGTCGCCATGACCTGTGCGCTAAGTCTCCCAATTGTCTATATCACTGATTATTCAGTGCAGTACAGAGTGCCTATCACGGAGCTGTTTATCATTGCAGCTACAACAATTGTCCTTGGTCTTGTTTTCATCCCAAAG ATGCGGTTGCTTCATCAAATGCCTCAAAAACgaataaacacaaacacagttcgACAGCGATGTAACACAGATCCCGGTAAATCAGTATTAGAGAGtttgaagaagaaaataaaCGAG AGGGAAGATGAACTTAAAAAGTTGAGGTACTACCGGAGAAGAACAAACCTGAGAGGTCGTCGAATGGAATTTGATGATCATAACGTGGAGATGCTTGCTTTCCAACACTACACATCGGCTTGTAGCACTGATCCTAGTTGA